A genomic segment from Streptosporangium roseum DSM 43021 encodes:
- a CDS encoding carbohydrate kinase family protein has product MTRTGLLVIGDVVTDVVALHGGPALAGLALGTDTDADIVLRPGGSGANTASWAARLGADVRILTRVGFDTGEWHAAELRRVGVRPHLRMDPDRPTAVVIAMVDATGERSMLTNRGAGGHIGVDDWDATLLDGVRHLHLSGYTLFAEPGLQLSRLAMAEATLRGVTISVDPASTGPLRSFGPERFVQETLAAQLIIPNLDEALLLAGESSAERAAERLSLRYGAAAVKLGSRGALMAKDGKLTARVPGIATEVVDSTGAGDAFAAGLLTALLRGADDEAALDAGRRAGAEAVTAIGGRPRILASEMGTDQLYPLNTN; this is encoded by the coding sequence GTGACCCGAACGGGCCTGCTGGTCATCGGCGACGTCGTCACCGACGTCGTCGCACTCCACGGAGGGCCGGCCCTGGCCGGGCTGGCCCTCGGCACGGACACCGACGCCGACATCGTTCTGCGCCCGGGCGGCTCGGGGGCCAACACGGCCTCCTGGGCCGCGCGCCTGGGCGCCGACGTCCGGATCCTGACCCGGGTCGGCTTCGACACCGGAGAGTGGCACGCCGCCGAGCTGCGGCGCGTCGGGGTCCGGCCGCACCTGCGGATGGATCCCGACCGCCCGACCGCGGTGGTGATCGCCATGGTCGACGCGACCGGGGAGCGTTCCATGCTCACCAACCGGGGCGCGGGCGGGCACATCGGCGTCGACGACTGGGACGCCACCCTGCTCGACGGGGTCCGCCACCTGCACCTGTCCGGATACACGCTGTTCGCCGAGCCGGGACTGCAGCTCTCCCGGCTGGCCATGGCCGAGGCCACCCTGCGCGGCGTCACGATCAGCGTCGATCCGGCCTCGACCGGCCCCCTGCGCTCCTTCGGCCCCGAGCGGTTCGTCCAGGAGACCCTGGCCGCCCAGTTGATCATCCCGAACCTGGACGAGGCGCTGCTGCTCGCCGGCGAGAGCTCCGCCGAGCGGGCCGCCGAACGGCTGAGCCTCCGGTACGGCGCGGCGGCCGTGAAACTCGGTTCCCGGGGCGCTCTGATGGCGAAGGACGGAAAGTTGACCGCTCGGGTTCCCGGAATCGCCACGGAAGTGGTTGACTCGACCGGAGCGGGGGACGCGTTCGCCGCCGGCCTGTTGACCGCCCTGCTGAGAGGGGCCGACGACGAGGCCGCGCTGGACGCGGGACGCCGGGCCGGAGCCGAGGCTGTGACAGCCATAGGCGGCCGGCCCCGCATCCTCGCGTCCGAAATGGGTACGGACCAGCTTTACCCTCTTAACACCAATTGA
- a CDS encoding DoxX family protein, giving the protein MLERIRPVALLLGRIVIGVVFFAHGWQKFTVMGMDGVTAFFGSLGIPMAGVAAPAVAVLEIVGGIAFILGAGLPVVGPLLALDMIGAIVFLHAGNGFFVEKGGYEFVLTLAATSLAIAFSGGGPLAVDTLLRRRRAPALASVA; this is encoded by the coding sequence ATGCTTGAGCGGATACGGCCCGTCGCCCTGCTGCTGGGGCGGATCGTCATCGGGGTGGTCTTCTTCGCCCACGGCTGGCAGAAGTTCACGGTGATGGGCATGGACGGGGTGACGGCGTTCTTCGGCTCGCTGGGAATCCCGATGGCGGGGGTGGCGGCACCGGCGGTGGCCGTACTGGAGATCGTCGGCGGGATCGCCTTCATCCTGGGCGCGGGGCTGCCGGTCGTCGGCCCCCTGCTCGCCCTGGACATGATCGGTGCGATCGTGTTCCTCCACGCCGGGAACGGCTTCTTCGTGGAGAAGGGCGGCTACGAGTTCGTTCTCACCCTCGCCGCGACCAGCCTGGCCATCGCCTTCAGCGGCGGCGGCCCTCTCGCCGTCGACACCCTGTTGCGGCGGCGACGCGCCCCCGCCCTCGCGTCCGTGGCGTAG
- a CDS encoding MarR family winged helix-turn-helix transcriptional regulator: MKDTRWLSEIELDAWMAYVTATHLLERRVEEQLKADSGLTHAQYEILAKLSASPERRMRMTELARKVVVSKSGLTYQIGQLEKLGLVERTTCPSDERGVLAVLTDEGVRCLERTAPGHVAVVRAFLIDQLTPEELQAMARIMSKAAAVMTAAPGHATEARAGARRPGTAHRTPPG, from the coding sequence GTGAAGGACACGAGATGGCTCAGCGAGATCGAGCTGGACGCCTGGATGGCCTATGTCACCGCGACACACCTCCTGGAACGGCGCGTCGAGGAGCAGCTGAAGGCCGACTCCGGGCTCACCCACGCCCAGTACGAGATCCTCGCCAAGCTCTCGGCCTCCCCCGAGCGGCGCATGCGGATGACCGAGCTCGCACGCAAGGTGGTCGTGTCGAAAAGCGGGCTCACCTACCAGATCGGCCAGCTGGAGAAGCTCGGTCTCGTCGAGCGGACGACCTGCCCCTCCGACGAGCGGGGAGTCCTCGCCGTGCTCACCGACGAGGGCGTGCGCTGCCTGGAGCGGACGGCGCCGGGCCACGTGGCCGTCGTCCGCGCCTTCCTGATCGACCAGCTCACCCCCGAGGAGCTCCAGGCCATGGCGCGGATCATGTCGAAGGCCGCGGCGGTGATGACGGCGGCGCCGGGCCATGCGACCGAGGCGCGGGCCGGTGCCCGGCGGCCGGGGACCGCGCACCGCACCCCGCCCGGCTGA